A window of Nocardiopsis sp. Huas11 genomic DNA:
CGCACGAGCGGCACCATCACCACCGGCAACCACTTCGACGCGTGGGCGAGCCGCGGGATGAACCTGGGCAACCACGACTACATGATCATGGCGACCGAGGGCTACCAGAGCAGCGGCAACTCCAACATCACGTTGGGGTCGACCGGTGGCGGCGGCGACCCGGGCGGTCCCGGTGACCCGGGCGGCGACTGCACCGCGTCGTTGTCGGCGGGGCAGCAGTGGGACGACCGGTACAACCTCAACGTGTCGGTGTCCGGGGCGGACGACTGGACCGTGACGATGAACGTGCCCTCGCCGGCGCGGATCAGCTCCACGTGGAACGTCGACGCGTCCTGGCCCAGCTCCCAGGTACTGACCGCCAGCTCCAACGGCAGCGGTAACAACTGGGGCGTGACCATCGACCACAACGGCAACCGGACCTGGCCGACGGTCTCGTGCAGCGCCAACTGATCGGCGCTCACCGATCGTCGTAGAACGCGTGGCCGCGCCGGACGGTTCGATCCGGCGCGGCCACGCCCGTCCTCAGACCTGGGTGGAGATACAGAAGGGGTGGCCGGCGGGGTCGAGCAGAACCCGCCACCGGTCGGGCCGCGGCTGGCTCGGGGGTGCGGTCGCGCCCAGGGACAGGAGTCTGGTCTGCGTCTCATCCAGGTCCTCGACGCCCAGTTCGATGTGGGCCTGCTTCTCCTGGGCCGGGTCCGGCCAGGTGGGGCGCCGGTAGCCGTCGAGCCGGTTGAATCCCAGCCCGGGAGCACCCTCCTGCCCGAGCAGGACGAAGTGGTCGCTGGAGAAGACGACGGGCAGGTCGAGGACCCGGCCGTAGAAGCGGGCCAGCTCGGCCGGGTCCTCGCAGTCGAACGTGACGGCCACGTAGCGGATGCCGGACGTGGGCGCGGGCGAGTGGATGGAAGTGGTCGTGTTGCTCATGGGCAGGACACTAGGACGCGACCCGGACGGGTTCGGTCCGGGTCATGCGGCAGAATCCGGATGGTGATCAGCACATCCGTACGCCTGCTCCGACTCGTCTCGCTGCTGTCGGCACGGCCGTCCTGGACCTGCGGGGAACTGGCCGAACGCATGGACGTCACCGAGCGCACCGTG
This region includes:
- a CDS encoding VOC family protein, with product MSNTTTSIHSPAPTSGIRYVAVTFDCEDPAELARFYGRVLDLPVVFSSDHFVLLGQEGAPGLGFNRLDGYRRPTWPDPAQEKQAHIELGVEDLDETQTRLLSLGATAPPSQPRPDRWRVLLDPAGHPFCISTQV